The Pseudomonas sp. R4-35-07 genome contains a region encoding:
- the hemE gene encoding uroporphyrinogen decarboxylase: MTALKNDRFLRALLKQPVDVTPVWMMRQAGRYLPEYRASRANAGDFMSLCMNPTFACEVTMQPLDRYPQLDAAILFSDILTIPDAMGQGLYFETGEGPRFRKVVSTLADIEALPIPDPHKDLGYVMDAVSTIRRELNGRVPLIGFSGSPWTLATYMVEGGSSKDFRKTKAMLYDNPHAMHLLLDKLAQSVTSYLNGQIMAGAQAVQIFDTWGGNLSAAAYQEFSLAYMRKIVSGLIREHEGRKVPVILFTKGGGLWLESIADAGADALGLDWTCDIGEARRRVGNQVALQGNMDPTVLYAKPEAIRTEVGRILASYGKGTGHVFNLGHGITPEVNPEHAGAFLRAVHELSAQYHE; the protein is encoded by the coding sequence ATGACTGCCCTCAAGAACGACCGTTTCCTTCGTGCCCTGCTCAAGCAGCCCGTAGACGTCACGCCCGTGTGGATGATGCGTCAAGCCGGTCGCTACCTGCCGGAATACCGCGCCAGTCGCGCCAATGCCGGCGACTTCATGAGCCTGTGCATGAACCCTACGTTCGCCTGCGAAGTCACGATGCAGCCGCTGGACCGCTACCCGCAGCTGGATGCGGCCATCCTCTTCTCCGATATTCTCACCATCCCGGACGCCATGGGCCAAGGCCTGTACTTCGAGACCGGCGAAGGCCCGCGTTTCAGGAAAGTCGTCAGTACCCTGGCTGATATCGAAGCCTTGCCGATCCCTGATCCGCACAAAGACCTCGGCTACGTGATGGATGCCGTCAGCACCATCCGCCGCGAGCTCAACGGCCGCGTGCCACTGATTGGTTTCTCCGGCAGCCCATGGACCCTGGCCACTTATATGGTCGAAGGCGGCTCGTCGAAAGACTTCCGCAAGACCAAGGCCATGCTCTACGACAACCCGCACGCCATGCACCTGTTGCTGGACAAGCTGGCGCAGTCGGTCACGTCGTACCTCAATGGCCAGATCATGGCCGGCGCGCAAGCGGTGCAGATTTTCGATACCTGGGGCGGCAACCTGTCGGCGGCGGCGTACCAGGAATTCTCCCTGGCCTACATGCGCAAGATCGTCAGCGGCCTGATCCGCGAACACGAAGGCCGCAAGGTGCCGGTCATCCTGTTCACCAAGGGTGGTGGCCTGTGGCTGGAAAGCATCGCCGACGCCGGTGCCGATGCCCTGGGCCTGGACTGGACCTGCGACATTGGCGAAGCCCGCCGCCGCGTTGGTAACCAGGTCGCGCTGCAAGGCAACATGGACCCGACCGTGCTGTACGCCAAGCCGGAAGCGATCCGCACCGAAGTCGGGCGCATCCTCGCCAGCTACGGCAAAGGCACCGGGCACGTGTTCAACCTGGGTCATGGCATCACCCCGGAAGTGAACCCGGAGCATGCCGGCGCGTTCCTGCGCGCGGTGCACGAGCTGTCGGCGCAATATCACGAGTAA